In one Zymobacter palmae genomic region, the following are encoded:
- a CDS encoding oligosaccharide MFS transporter, with protein MTTRSTSKYYFPLSAIIFLFYFAWASTLSMASQWLWQILQLDSTTKGLFFTANAIGAMLFQPIYGAIQDRLGVSKKLLLWIGLVLALCWPVMGYVFVFLMKDVSSIVALIVSGLFIALGILAAAGVVDSYCERVGRNAGLEYGTVRVWGAVGWCLGVLIAGRFALEGILVNLPYIACTVAGILLLVVLFRLDDRGAQVAAVPGQAQQVASMSESLGVLKEFKFWTFAIFLFGIAGLYFLFDQQFQDYYATFFNVASDPAAGGKAYSYLYASETAIEVICLPLVPLIVNLIGARKSLVLAAFLMGMRVLLTGLVADKVALTIFFLVRGFEIPLLLVAVFKFMEGVYDPRFSSTIYLIAFQFAQQFCSICFAGLVGHLIDTHGFQYAYICLGVFGLVFMLWGLIMLPRPKKGRVNPQPMESITPAAQ; from the coding sequence ATGACAACCCGCAGTACAAGCAAATACTACTTCCCGCTCAGTGCGATCATATTTCTGTTCTACTTTGCCTGGGCCTCGACACTCTCGATGGCTTCCCAGTGGCTGTGGCAGATACTTCAGCTAGACAGCACCACCAAAGGCCTGTTCTTCACGGCCAACGCTATCGGTGCAATGCTGTTCCAGCCTATCTATGGCGCTATCCAAGACCGTCTGGGTGTCTCCAAGAAACTGCTGCTGTGGATCGGCCTCGTACTCGCCCTCTGCTGGCCAGTCATGGGCTACGTCTTCGTTTTCCTGATGAAAGACGTTTCCTCCATCGTCGCGCTGATCGTATCCGGTCTGTTCATTGCACTGGGTATTCTGGCAGCCGCGGGTGTCGTTGACTCTTACTGCGAACGCGTCGGCCGCAACGCAGGCCTTGAATACGGTACCGTCCGTGTATGGGGTGCTGTGGGCTGGTGTCTGGGTGTTCTGATCGCAGGTCGCTTCGCACTCGAAGGTATTCTGGTCAACCTGCCGTACATCGCTTGTACCGTTGCCGGTATCCTGCTGCTGGTCGTGCTGTTCCGCCTCGACGACCGTGGTGCACAGGTTGCTGCCGTACCGGGTCAGGCACAGCAAGTTGCGTCCATGTCCGAAAGCCTTGGTGTGCTGAAAGAGTTCAAATTCTGGACCTTCGCCATCTTCCTGTTCGGTATCGCCGGTCTGTACTTCCTGTTCGACCAGCAGTTCCAGGACTACTACGCCACCTTCTTCAACGTAGCGAGTGATCCGGCTGCAGGTGGTAAAGCGTATTCCTACCTGTATGCGTCCGAAACGGCTATCGAAGTGATCTGTCTGCCGCTGGTACCGCTTATCGTTAACCTGATCGGTGCTCGCAAAAGCTTGGTACTGGCTGCGTTCCTGATGGGTATGCGCGTACTGCTGACCGGTCTGGTCGCTGACAAGGTCGCGTTGACCATCTTCTTCTTGGTTCGCGGTTTCGAAATTCCGCTGCTGCTGGTGGCCGTATTCAAGTTCATGGAAGGCGTCTACGATCCGCGCTTCTCTTCCACGATCTACCTGATTGCCTTCCAGTTCGCACAGCAGTTCTGCTCTATCTGCTTCGCAGGTCTGGTCGGTCACCTGATTGATACGCATGGCTTCCAGTACGCCTACATCTGCCTTGGTGTCTTCGGTCTGGTGTTCATGCTGTGGGGTCTCATCATGCTGCCGCGCCCGAAAAAAGGTCGCGTCAATCCGCAGCCGATGGAAAGCATCACGCCTGCTGCACAGTAA
- a CDS encoding oligosaccharide MFS transporter — translation MKSPARSSYYLIISALLFLFFFAWSSTYALYASWLEKVMGIDASTRGFIFMANGIAALMLQPVYGMLQDRLGTSKKLLTWVGLMLVLCTPAMAYVFPPLMSAFPIAGMAFGALYMSLAMFAGVGVVESYSERMARSKGFEFGGARLWGSIGWGAGSVVAGYFTINQNLPFYACSFAGIAFLVMLALLKNNTAPKEEKKYAVQATSSLGQSFALFAQGNFWKFTLFLFGVSGLYFLFDQQFQNYYSAMYNEQTLTASGQQAYSWLLAAQTLTEAVCLLVAPWVINRIGSRNGLILCSALMSLRVFGCSQISNVWFLSVCHLIRGIEIPVLLVAVFKYINSVFDSRYSSTIYLISFQFAQQFYSICFSAATGYAFGAYGYPSTYFVLAISAMVFTAWGIFMLPRARQDQDSGITPEKKAASSSNSATGAQTA, via the coding sequence ATGAAATCCCCGGCTCGCAGCAGTTACTACCTCATCATCAGCGCATTGCTGTTCCTATTCTTCTTCGCCTGGTCTTCTACCTACGCGCTCTACGCGAGCTGGTTGGAAAAGGTCATGGGCATTGATGCATCCACACGCGGCTTCATCTTCATGGCCAACGGGATCGCAGCACTTATGTTGCAGCCTGTCTACGGCATGCTGCAGGACCGTCTGGGGACGTCCAAGAAACTGCTGACGTGGGTCGGTCTGATGCTGGTGCTGTGTACTCCGGCCATGGCGTACGTCTTCCCGCCGCTGATGAGCGCATTTCCCATCGCGGGCATGGCATTCGGCGCGCTCTATATGTCTCTGGCCATGTTCGCCGGTGTCGGCGTTGTTGAGTCCTATAGCGAACGCATGGCGCGCAGTAAGGGCTTTGAATTTGGGGGCGCTCGTCTATGGGGCTCCATCGGTTGGGGCGCAGGGTCTGTCGTTGCGGGCTACTTCACCATCAACCAGAACCTGCCGTTCTACGCCTGTTCCTTCGCCGGTATCGCCTTCCTTGTCATGCTGGCTCTGCTGAAGAACAACACGGCACCGAAAGAAGAGAAGAAATACGCCGTACAGGCCACCTCCTCGCTCGGCCAGAGCTTCGCACTGTTTGCACAGGGCAACTTCTGGAAGTTCACGTTATTCCTGTTCGGTGTCAGCGGTCTGTACTTCCTGTTTGATCAGCAGTTCCAGAACTACTACAGCGCGATGTACAACGAGCAGACGCTGACCGCGAGCGGGCAGCAAGCTTACTCGTGGCTGCTGGCCGCACAAACGCTGACCGAAGCGGTCTGCCTGCTGGTCGCTCCGTGGGTCATCAACCGCATCGGTTCGCGCAACGGGCTGATCCTGTGCAGCGCTCTAATGAGCCTGCGCGTCTTTGGTTGCAGCCAGATTTCCAACGTGTGGTTCCTGTCTGTCTGCCACCTGATCCGCGGTATTGAGATTCCGGTTCTGCTCGTTGCCGTCTTCAAGTACATCAACAGCGTGTTCGACTCCCGTTACTCGTCTACCATCTATCTGATAAGCTTTCAGTTCGCGCAGCAGTTCTATTCCATTTGTTTCTCTGCCGCGACGGGTTATGCCTTCGGTGCATACGGCTACCCGAGTACCTATTTCGTTCTGGCGATCAGCGCTATGGTCTTTACAGCATGGGGTATCTTCATGCTGCCGCGCGCACGCCAGGATCAGGACTCAGGCATAACGCCTGAAAAGAAAGCTGCTTCATCTTCCAACTCTGCTACAGGGGCTCAGACGGCATGA
- a CDS encoding glycoside hydrolase family 32 protein — protein MTDTLQKQRIEEALEALNKNCASTDRSMYPGFHLAPPSGWMNDPNGVIYHQGYYHVFYQHHPLSPEEGKLMYWGHARSKDLCTWEHLPIALAPSIEEDKDGCFSGCAVVNDNDELCLIYTAHRWGGAWGDDSKVLEVQAIATSKDGIHFDNKQVVLSEPPLPEVTHFRDPRVWREGNDWLMIIGYRTDDKDGKGVGKVALYRSTDLYNWTFESTLAEDDELLPPGKRSYMWECPDFFPLNGKHVLLMSPQGLEDENKERFLNLFQNGCIIGTFKDGKFTRETEFEELDFGHEFYAAQHIDGPDGRTLLIAWFDMWANDKPSQKHGWAGMMSLPRDLHIEDGLVRMTPSPELVGLRANAEPTTIDTTALKDGEERSLEITDGPLQELRVEIDLKATDAQEFGLEFHVDKATGASTRLYVDRKLNRLVLDRERTGNSPAQSAFKRTCKLPEGDVLSLHIYLDRPSIEVFIGNEKSEGLYSMSSRTFPNPAQKDAHLFAKGGSLALKDFKRWTLKDTFHFEPLKYGA, from the coding sequence ATGACTGACACTCTGCAAAAACAGCGCATCGAAGAAGCACTCGAAGCACTGAACAAGAATTGCGCCAGCACGGATCGCTCCATGTACCCGGGCTTCCACCTGGCACCGCCTAGCGGCTGGATGAACGACCCGAACGGCGTCATCTACCACCAGGGCTACTACCACGTCTTCTATCAGCATCACCCGCTGTCTCCTGAAGAAGGCAAGCTGATGTACTGGGGCCACGCGCGCTCCAAGGATCTGTGCACGTGGGAACACCTGCCGATCGCACTGGCACCGAGCATCGAAGAAGACAAAGACGGCTGCTTCTCTGGCTGCGCTGTCGTCAACGACAACGATGAGCTGTGCCTGATCTACACCGCTCACCGTTGGGGTGGCGCATGGGGCGACGACAGCAAGGTCCTCGAAGTTCAAGCGATTGCCACCAGCAAAGACGGCATCCACTTCGACAACAAGCAGGTCGTGCTGAGCGAACCGCCGCTGCCCGAAGTCACGCACTTCCGTGACCCGCGCGTATGGCGTGAAGGTAACGACTGGCTGATGATCATCGGCTACCGTACCGATGATAAAGACGGCAAAGGTGTCGGCAAGGTCGCGCTGTACCGCAGCACCGATCTGTACAACTGGACGTTCGAGTCCACGCTGGCGGAAGACGACGAGCTGCTGCCGCCGGGTAAACGTTCCTACATGTGGGAATGCCCGGACTTCTTCCCGCTCAACGGCAAGCACGTGCTGCTGATGTCGCCGCAGGGTCTGGAAGACGAGAACAAAGAACGCTTCCTGAACCTGTTCCAGAACGGCTGCATCATCGGTACGTTCAAGGACGGCAAGTTCACGCGCGAAACTGAATTCGAAGAACTGGATTTCGGTCATGAGTTCTATGCAGCACAGCACATCGACGGTCCGGATGGTCGTACGCTGCTGATCGCTTGGTTCGACATGTGGGCTAACGACAAACCGAGCCAGAAACACGGCTGGGCAGGCATGATGTCGCTGCCGCGTGATCTGCACATCGAAGACGGTCTGGTTCGCATGACACCGTCCCCCGAGCTGGTAGGTCTACGTGCCAACGCTGAGCCGACCACGATCGACACCACTGCTCTGAAAGACGGTGAAGAACGCAGCCTCGAGATCACCGATGGCCCGCTGCAGGAACTGCGCGTCGAGATCGACCTGAAAGCCACCGATGCACAGGAATTCGGTCTCGAATTCCACGTCGACAAGGCTACCGGTGCCAGCACGCGTCTGTACGTTGACCGCAAGCTGAACCGTCTGGTGCTCGACCGTGAACGGACCGGCAACAGCCCGGCACAGTCCGCATTCAAGCGCACCTGCAAGCTGCCGGAAGGCGATGTACTGAGCCTGCACATCTACCTCGACCGTCCGTCGATTGAAGTCTTCATCGGCAACGAGAAGAGCGAAGGGCTGTACAGCATGAGCTCCCGTACCTTCCCGAACCCGGCACAAAAAGATGCGCACCTGTTTGCTAAAGGCGGCAGCCTCGCGCTGAAAGACTTCAAACGCTGGACGCTGAAAGACACCTTCCACTTCGAACCGCTGAAATACGGCGCATAA
- a CDS encoding carbohydrate porin, whose translation MVNRTFYGPLSALLAGAALIPFSAHADTSAELLQQLQALKAEVSRLEARVTVAEQQAREAHTTAPAVSASAVAATPTQAVRAGQGVSVDAGTPQEPATAVDANPSSAAPEHQYRVVNSHGNALIFSGDVELNINANSDADTGNLVFGNDDINHHRDHHHFGQDGRIMFEAAGSRTHGDKFASFRIQPLMDTSGSVGLDDAWFAFGQRNGWSARVGRYEAYDLFPVGADTFLGYSGDTANNLYKDGAGYSYQAKEGRGRAGSAGQMMVSRQFGNVYFETSSVVGDRTDLFDTGYTGSKTYHGVALDTDRSKSTVLLRPVLAWQFAPKWRVAGGVEKNLVHDAIVDTRGNDVSDRTGYATTLGYSDQDLQLNFNVAYLDALDENDLSVGANMVYSGLGLGYIHSYNDIDWSKDDPDGSKYHIDTLYTSYQFSNVFDIDRFNMLVGTYYSRFSAQTHDDAYGVRLRFKYFL comes from the coding sequence ATGGTCAACAGGACGTTTTACGGCCCGCTGAGCGCATTGCTGGCGGGTGCCGCTCTGATCCCCTTCAGCGCGCATGCCGACACCAGTGCCGAACTGTTACAGCAACTGCAGGCACTCAAGGCCGAAGTCAGCCGCCTTGAAGCACGCGTCACCGTCGCCGAACAGCAGGCCCGCGAAGCGCACACCACTGCCCCAGCGGTATCTGCCTCTGCTGTAGCGGCCACACCCACTCAGGCCGTACGCGCCGGGCAGGGCGTGTCCGTCGATGCAGGTACCCCACAGGAGCCCGCCACGGCTGTGGATGCTAACCCGTCGTCGGCAGCACCGGAACACCAGTATCGCGTCGTGAATAGCCACGGCAATGCGCTGATCTTCAGCGGGGATGTTGAGCTGAACATCAATGCCAACAGCGATGCCGATACGGGCAACCTGGTGTTCGGCAACGATGACATCAACCACCATCGTGACCATCATCACTTTGGGCAGGATGGTCGCATCATGTTCGAAGCAGCAGGCTCGCGCACCCACGGCGACAAGTTCGCCAGTTTCCGCATCCAGCCGTTGATGGACACCTCCGGCAGCGTCGGGCTGGATGATGCTTGGTTCGCCTTCGGGCAGCGCAATGGCTGGAGCGCCCGCGTGGGCCGCTACGAAGCCTATGACCTGTTCCCGGTAGGTGCCGACACGTTCCTCGGCTACAGCGGCGATACCGCCAACAACCTCTACAAAGATGGCGCTGGTTACAGCTATCAGGCAAAAGAAGGGCGTGGTCGTGCCGGCAGCGCTGGGCAGATGATGGTGTCGCGTCAGTTCGGCAACGTCTACTTCGAAACTTCAAGCGTCGTGGGTGACCGCACCGACCTGTTCGACACCGGCTATACCGGCAGCAAGACCTACCACGGTGTGGCTCTCGACACCGACCGCAGCAAAAGTACCGTGCTGCTGCGCCCCGTGCTGGCCTGGCAGTTCGCACCGAAATGGCGTGTGGCGGGTGGTGTAGAGAAGAACCTCGTGCATGACGCCATCGTCGATACCCGCGGCAACGATGTCAGCGACCGTACCGGCTATGCCACCACGCTGGGCTATAGCGATCAGGACCTCCAGTTGAACTTCAACGTGGCTTATCTGGATGCCCTTGATGAAAACGACCTCTCCGTCGGCGCCAACATGGTCTACAGCGGCTTAGGGCTGGGGTATATCCACTCATACAACGACATCGACTGGTCCAAAGATGACCCCGATGGCAGCAAATACCATATCGACACCCTGTACACGTCCTACCAGTTCAGCAACGTGTTCGATATCGACCGCTTCAATATGTTGGTGGGAACCTACTACAGCCGCTTTAGTGCCCAGACACATGATGACGCGTATGGGGTAAGGCTGAGATTCAAGTACTTCCTTTGA
- a CDS encoding alpha/beta fold hydrolase, producing MLSFTRSGELNGGPTLVLMHFFGSSRREWTESQAILSRYHPCVALDMPGFGEANDRQRGFDMASMARLVIDTVDTLSLSSVVLIGHSFTGKVAQIIADQAPDWLRALVLVASSPLAPQPDRREDRDFQAHYAGDRTGAVRFIESACAHPLPEAVFERAVDDAMRGNRAAWKAWPTAGADEDWSGRVGELSLPTLIVVGEKDPTLPLALQERMVAPFFTAPRIDVIEDAGHLLPMETPERLSDVIHDFVVHAS from the coding sequence ATGCTTTCCTTCACACGTTCTGGCGAACTCAATGGCGGGCCGACACTGGTGCTGATGCACTTTTTTGGCAGCTCGCGCCGCGAATGGACTGAATCCCAGGCCATCCTGAGCCGTTATCACCCTTGTGTGGCCTTAGACATGCCCGGCTTCGGCGAGGCTAACGATCGACAGCGCGGCTTCGACATGGCGTCGATGGCCCGCTTGGTGATCGACACCGTTGATACCCTGTCATTGTCCAGTGTCGTTTTGATTGGCCACTCGTTCACGGGCAAGGTTGCGCAGATCATCGCGGATCAGGCCCCCGACTGGCTGCGTGCGCTGGTGCTGGTGGCTTCCTCTCCGCTGGCACCACAACCTGACCGCCGCGAAGACCGCGACTTTCAGGCGCATTATGCAGGAGACCGTACAGGAGCCGTGCGATTCATCGAAAGCGCCTGTGCACACCCGTTACCGGAAGCTGTCTTCGAGCGCGCCGTCGATGATGCCATGCGAGGCAATCGCGCGGCGTGGAAGGCTTGGCCGACGGCCGGTGCTGACGAAGACTGGTCCGGACGTGTGGGTGAACTGTCGCTGCCGACGCTGATTGTCGTTGGCGAAAAAGACCCGACCCTGCCGCTTGCGCTGCAGGAACGCATGGTGGCGCCTTTCTTCACGGCTCCCCGTATCGACGTCATCGAAGACGCCGGGCATCTTCTGCCGATGGAAACCCCCGAGCGCCTCAGCGATGTCATTCACGATTTTGTTGTACACGCTTCCTGA
- the glnE gene encoding bifunctional [glutamate--ammonia ligase]-adenylyl-L-tyrosine phosphorylase/[glutamate--ammonia-ligase] adenylyltransferase, producing MLSTPPSHEVPSTATLFHDAEARLDVHLAACAENARHIALDDEQRQGWLRLLATSRFVDRALSRHPWLLGDPLWVPLDHAAMKADLAQRIARVSDDAGLYCTLREFRHACQLRLLWQQVNQHASAWQVAAGASWLAETVLEQTLGWLEQALSERWGRPQAVDGQVPRLVVLGMGKLGASELNLSSDIDLIMAYSESGDTTGGKRSLSHQEYFTRLGQALIRALDAVTEDGQVFRVDMRLRPFGDGGPLVGSFASLERYYQQHGREWERYALIKARPVAGDIAAGYELLATLRPFIYRRYIDFGVIDALRDMKQRIQREVRRQGREQDIKLGEGGIREVEFIVQAGQLIHGGRHVRLQTPSLRQAMTALVDERLLPAEQVSTLQDDYAWLRTLEHALQAVDDAQTQRLPDDDATRLRVAVMLNAPNWAAVMQSLAQVRQRVHAAFMALITSPDEVEPESDDGSNDSPWQALWEGLLDQPEAEALLQAAGYESPTQAWHYIRTLADGRAVGQMQAIGRERLDRLMPSLLEEVVSIQGHDALARYTQALPHDKVLPRVLALVEAVLRRTAYLALLWENPKARHQLILLCAASPWTAERLARYPVLLDELLDPSLLDTGVTPADLDAELDQTLNRLPLEDEEAQLEALRQFRHAQMLRIAASDLFGLRSLMQVSDALTAVAEVLLRRVLVMARRTLAARHGEPLREDGEPAGFIIVGYGKLGSIELGYDSDLDLVFLHDADPQGTTIGGHRALDNAVFMTRLGQRIIHLLTAMTPSGVLYDVDMRLRPSGNSGLLVSSLTAFEDYQQRQAWLWEQQALVRARAVAGTPTLCERFTQLRHALLSQPRDPELVRQEIVAMREKMLAHHETHGSVKRMKGGLIDIEFMAQYAVLAYGARYPSLVEWTDNVRLLETMATCGILTSEEAQVLHRILIDYRQSVHATALLMDKDVQAQLPALDEHRATVRHIWQRLLE from the coding sequence ATGTTATCCACACCCCCTTCTCATGAAGTGCCATCCACAGCCACGCTGTTTCATGACGCCGAAGCGCGCCTTGACGTGCACCTTGCCGCCTGTGCCGAGAATGCCCGCCACATTGCACTTGATGATGAGCAGCGCCAAGGTTGGTTAAGGCTACTGGCCACATCACGTTTCGTTGATCGTGCGCTGAGCCGTCATCCGTGGTTGCTGGGAGATCCACTGTGGGTACCGCTCGACCACGCGGCGATGAAGGCGGATCTGGCCCAGCGTATCGCGCGAGTGAGCGATGACGCTGGCCTCTATTGTACGCTGCGTGAGTTCCGGCATGCGTGTCAGCTACGGCTGCTCTGGCAGCAAGTCAACCAGCATGCGTCGGCATGGCAGGTGGCGGCAGGAGCCTCATGGCTGGCGGAAACCGTCCTTGAACAGACGCTGGGCTGGCTCGAACAGGCGTTGAGCGAGCGCTGGGGGCGACCACAGGCCGTTGATGGGCAGGTGCCGCGTTTGGTGGTGCTGGGTATGGGCAAGCTGGGGGCGAGTGAGCTGAACCTGTCTTCCGACATTGATCTGATCATGGCCTATAGCGAAAGCGGTGACACCACTGGAGGCAAACGCTCGCTGTCGCATCAGGAGTATTTCACGCGCTTAGGGCAGGCACTGATCCGCGCGCTGGATGCCGTGACCGAGGACGGGCAAGTGTTCCGCGTCGATATGCGCCTGCGGCCGTTCGGCGATGGTGGCCCGTTGGTGGGCAGCTTTGCATCGCTGGAGCGTTACTACCAACAGCACGGGCGTGAATGGGAACGCTATGCGCTGATCAAAGCGCGTCCGGTGGCCGGGGACATTGCCGCGGGCTATGAACTGCTGGCGACGCTGCGTCCTTTCATCTATCGCCGTTATATCGACTTCGGGGTGATCGACGCGCTGCGGGATATGAAGCAGCGCATTCAGCGTGAAGTGCGGCGTCAAGGGCGTGAGCAGGACATCAAGCTGGGGGAGGGCGGGATCCGCGAAGTCGAGTTTATCGTACAGGCCGGTCAGCTGATCCACGGTGGGCGGCACGTCCGCCTTCAGACCCCCTCGCTGCGGCAGGCCATGACCGCGTTGGTTGATGAGCGTCTACTCCCCGCCGAGCAGGTGAGCACGCTACAGGACGACTATGCTTGGCTGCGCACGCTGGAGCATGCCCTACAGGCCGTCGACGATGCGCAAACGCAGCGTTTGCCTGATGACGATGCAACCCGTCTGCGCGTTGCCGTGATGCTGAACGCGCCGAACTGGGCGGCGGTCATGCAGTCGCTGGCACAGGTACGCCAGCGCGTCCATGCTGCCTTCATGGCCTTGATCACGTCGCCTGATGAGGTAGAACCCGAAAGCGACGATGGCAGCAACGACAGCCCGTGGCAGGCATTGTGGGAAGGACTGCTCGATCAGCCGGAAGCGGAAGCGCTACTGCAGGCGGCGGGCTATGAGTCGCCCACGCAGGCGTGGCATTACATCCGTACGCTGGCGGATGGGCGAGCGGTCGGACAGATGCAAGCAATCGGGCGTGAACGGCTGGATCGCCTGATGCCATCGCTGCTCGAAGAAGTGGTGAGCATTCAAGGACACGATGCACTGGCGCGCTACACGCAGGCGCTGCCTCATGATAAGGTGCTGCCCCGCGTTCTTGCGCTGGTGGAGGCTGTGCTGCGACGCACCGCCTATCTGGCGTTGTTGTGGGAGAACCCGAAGGCTCGTCATCAGCTGATCTTGCTGTGTGCGGCTAGCCCGTGGACGGCTGAGCGGCTGGCCCGCTATCCGGTATTGCTGGATGAACTGCTGGACCCTTCGCTGCTCGATACCGGAGTCACCCCCGCGGATCTGGACGCCGAGCTGGATCAAACCCTCAACCGGCTGCCGCTGGAAGATGAAGAGGCGCAGCTTGAAGCGCTGCGGCAGTTCCGGCATGCCCAGATGCTGCGCATTGCCGCCTCTGATTTGTTTGGGTTGCGCTCGCTGATGCAGGTCAGCGATGCCCTGACAGCTGTGGCGGAAGTGCTGCTGCGCCGTGTGCTGGTGATGGCACGACGTACGCTGGCCGCGCGCCATGGTGAACCACTGCGCGAGGACGGTGAACCCGCCGGTTTCATCATCGTGGGCTATGGCAAGCTGGGCAGCATTGAGCTGGGCTACGACTCCGATCTAGATCTGGTGTTCTTGCATGATGCCGATCCGCAGGGAACAACCATCGGCGGCCATCGGGCGCTAGACAATGCCGTGTTTATGACCCGCCTGGGCCAGCGCATTATTCACTTGCTGACAGCAATGACCCCCAGTGGCGTGTTGTACGACGTTGATATGCGGCTGCGGCCGTCGGGCAACTCGGGGCTGCTGGTCTCATCGTTGACCGCGTTTGAAGATTACCAGCAGCGTCAGGCATGGCTGTGGGAGCAGCAGGCACTGGTGCGGGCACGGGCGGTCGCTGGTACCCCCACGCTGTGCGAACGCTTCACTCAGCTGCGTCATGCGCTGCTGAGCCAGCCGCGCGATCCTGAACTCGTACGGCAGGAGATTGTCGCCATGCGCGAGAAGATGCTGGCGCATCATGAAACGCATGGCAGCGTCAAGCGGATGAAAGGCGGATTGATCGACATCGAGTTCATGGCGCAGTATGCGGTGCTCGCCTACGGGGCGCGCTATCCCTCACTGGTGGAATGGACGGACAACGTGCGTCTGCTAGAGACGATGGCGACGTGCGGCATACTGACGAGTGAAGAGGCGCAGGTGCTTCATCGCATCCTGATTGACTATCGTCAGAGCGTCCATGCCACAGCGCTGCTGATGGATAAAGATGTACAGGCACAGTTGCCAGCACTGGACGAACACCGCGCCACGGTACGCCACATCTGGCAGCGACTGTTGGAGTGA
- the pta gene encoding phosphate acetyltransferase — MSLIVYVAPAGRNAGLTAQTLGLAKALTSAGHRLGYLKPVVLTGEPTEQQQQALGGTLAPLMTQADVETLLIQDELSTLQETLVARVDELVDSVDIVLIEGVQIDSDGRLPISLNGLLAQSVGARLVLALDGSHDSASDIAARLTLSRTLLARQCPYLIGVLVSSDLVVPTTLTSVLGDRLPVIASSLSTASVDDIAAAVSLAPLEAALSFPRETPLTPSMFRQRLLRKAQSSRQRIVLPEGDEPRTLHAAIHCAEHGIATCVLIGKRDAINAALQQEGLTLPAEGIEIIDPDDIRERYVPPLVELRSHKGMTPDKARHMLEDTVVLGTMMLAEDDVDGLVSGAVHTTASTVRPALQLIKTAEGSSTVSSIFFMLLPDQVMVFGDCAITPDPTVEQLAEIAMQSADSAQAFGLSPRVALVSYSTGTSGSGPAVDKVRQAVAVAQEKRPDLVLDGPLQYDAATVPGVGRQKAPDSAVAGRANVIVFPDLNTGNTTYKAVQRSAQVLAVGPMLQGLRKPVNDLSRGALIEDIVYTIALTAVQAQTTP, encoded by the coding sequence TTGAGCTTGATCGTGTATGTCGCGCCCGCTGGGCGCAATGCGGGACTGACCGCCCAGACACTGGGGCTGGCAAAGGCACTGACGTCCGCGGGACACCGCCTGGGCTATCTCAAGCCGGTTGTGCTGACGGGAGAGCCCACCGAACAACAGCAGCAGGCGCTGGGTGGCACGCTGGCACCGTTGATGACGCAAGCCGATGTCGAGACCCTGCTGATACAGGATGAACTGTCGACGTTGCAGGAAACGCTGGTCGCGCGCGTCGACGAGCTCGTAGACAGTGTCGATATCGTGTTGATCGAAGGGGTTCAGATTGACAGTGATGGCCGCCTGCCTATCTCGCTGAATGGCCTGTTGGCCCAGAGCGTGGGCGCACGGCTGGTGCTGGCGCTAGACGGTAGTCACGACAGCGCATCTGATATTGCCGCGCGACTCACGCTGAGCCGCACCTTGCTGGCACGCCAGTGCCCGTACCTGATTGGCGTGCTGGTCTCCAGCGACCTGGTGGTGCCAACCACACTGACCTCCGTGCTGGGCGATAGGCTGCCGGTGATCGCCAGTAGCTTGAGCACCGCGTCAGTTGATGATATCGCCGCCGCTGTCTCGCTGGCACCGCTTGAGGCGGCGCTGTCCTTCCCGCGTGAAACGCCACTGACGCCGTCGATGTTTCGCCAGCGCCTGCTGCGCAAGGCACAGTCCTCGCGTCAGCGCATCGTACTGCCCGAAGGGGACGAACCGCGCACGCTGCATGCAGCCATTCACTGTGCCGAACACGGCATCGCGACCTGCGTGTTGATCGGCAAGCGTGATGCCATCAACGCGGCGCTTCAGCAGGAAGGGCTGACGCTGCCGGCGGAAGGCATTGAAATCATCGATCCTGATGACATTCGCGAACGCTATGTACCGCCGCTGGTCGAGCTGCGTAGCCACAAAGGCATGACGCCTGACAAGGCACGCCACATGCTGGAAGATACCGTGGTGTTGGGTACGATGATGCTGGCCGAAGATGATGTCGATGGGCTGGTTTCTGGTGCCGTGCATACCACCGCCAGCACCGTGCGCCCGGCACTGCAACTCATCAAAACGGCCGAAGGTTCTTCAACGGTCTCAAGTATCTTCTTCATGCTGCTGCCTGATCAGGTCATGGTGTTTGGCGACTGTGCGATCACACCTGATCCCACCGTCGAACAGCTGGCTGAAATCGCTATGCAGTCCGCCGATTCTGCGCAGGCCTTCGGGCTGTCACCGCGAGTGGCACTGGTGTCCTATTCTACCGGCACCTCCGGCAGTGGCCCGGCGGTAGACAAAGTGCGTCAGGCCGTTGCTGTCGCTCAGGAAAAACGCCCGGATCTGGTGCTGGATGGTCCGCTGCAGTACGACGCAGCCACTGTACCTGGCGTAGGGCGTCAGAAAGCACCCGACAGCGCCGTTGCCGGTCGCGCCAACGTGATTGTGTTCCCCGATCTTAATACGGGTAACACCACCTATAAGGCCGTGCAGCGTTCGGCGCAGGTGCTGGCGGTTGGCCCGATGCTGCAGGGGCTGCGCAAGCCGGTCAACGACCTGTCACGCGGTGCGCTGATCGAAGACATCGTGTACACCATCGCTCTGACCGCTGTGCAGGCGCAGACCACGCCCTGA